DNA sequence from the Sulfurimonas sp. HSL3-1 genome:
ATACCTTCAGGTTAAAGACAATGCTGACGCGTGAACACGTCGACGCCTTTCTTACCTGCCTGGACGAGGAGCGCTACTACGACGCCCACGAGGCCCTGGAAGATATCTGGTTCCCCGTGCGCTCGCAGAAGACGCCGGAGATCCTGCTGCTCAAAGGGCTGATCAATGCCAGCGTCAGTTTTGAGCTG
Encoded proteins:
- a CDS encoding DUF309 domain-containing protein; translated protein: MLTREHVDAFLTCLDEERYYDAHEALEDIWFPVRSQKTPEILLLKGLINASVSFELHKRGRPHKSPGPWGVYLKYRAHLPQIGGQNPLYFELDDAVHAVQRRLGA